The nucleotide sequence TTATATATGTAGAGCCAAAGTTCTCTAAAGTTCAATCTGCAAGTAGTTTAGGCCTAGCTTCCAGATATCTTTCTATAGCTTCGGTTATTATTTCATTGGTGATTCTCCTTACTAAATAGTAGGTCATGGTATCTATAAAAAATACTTCTAAATCGAGTGGTTCTAAAAAGGTATCGCTACGAGATGAGATAGGTAAATTTCTGAAATACTGGCCCTGGTTTCTTATTTGTGTTATGGTAACAGTAGGAGCTGGCTATACATATATAAGATATACAACCCCTATCTATAGCGCCTCGGCAACTATTATTATAAATGAAGAGAATGCCAACGGTTCTGGTTCTGAAATGTCTGCTTATGAAAATCTGGGTTTTATAAGTGGTCTAAGTACCAATAGTTTAGAGAAAGAATTAGCTATTCTAAGATCTAGAAGATTGATGAAAGATGTGGTAAAAACTCTTAATATTCATATTAGGTATTTCATGGAAGGGAATATTAGAGAGATTGAAGTTTATAAAAATCATCCTTTTAATTTAAAAGTGCTAAAATTTGATGACGATAAATTAAAAAGTCTGGGAGGTGCTAAATATGCTTTTAGGCCTATTAAGGATTCCTATTTTTCGGTTAGGAATCTTAAGAACGAAAAATCGTTTATAGCCAAAGCAGGAGTACCTTTTTCTTTAGACTTTGCAGAGGTAGTATTAGTAACCAATTCCAATTTTAAAGAGCTTCCGGAGATAACTATTAAGTTTAGCAATATAGAGAAGGAAGCTATAAAGTACCGAAATAAGGTTCAGCTTATTCAAGGTGGTAAGAGCTCTAATGTTATTGAGTTAGCATTACAAGATCCTGTAAAACAAAAGGCAAAAGAAATAATAGATCAATTAATTTATGAATTTAATAGGGATGCTATAGACGATAAAAATCTAATAGCCAGAAATACTGCTAGTTTTATAAATGATAGATTAGACATTATTAATGCAGAACTAGAATCTGTAGAAACTGGGAAAGAAGAATTTAAGGAAGATAACAGGTTAACAGATATTAATGCAGAATCTCAGATGTTCATACAAAATGCGAGTGAATACAATAGAAAATTACAAGAAGTAGGTACGCAAATGGAACTTTCTCAGGCAGTACTGGAATATATTTCTTCCAGCTCCGGATCAGACCTTTTGCCCGCAAATTTAGGTATACAGGAAGGTGGTATCAACCAGCAGATAAATGAATATAATGATCTGATCTTAGAACGGAATAGAATTCTGGTAAGTTCTACCAACGAGAATCCTGTGGTTGTTAGATTAAACAATACACTTAGGCAGATAAAAGGAAATATTGTTCAGGGATTACAAGGTATGAGAACAAATCTTCAGATTTCGCAAGGAGAAATGAAACGGCAGGCTTATAGTATAGGTTCCCGGATCATGGCGGTTCCTTCACAAGAAAGAGAGTATAGAGGAATAGAGCGTCAGCAGAATATTAAGGAAGCTTTATACCTATTTCTATTACAAAAAAGAGAAGAGAATTCTTTGGCCTTAGCAATCACTGCTCCTAAAGCAAAGATCGTAGACCAGGCTTACAGTGCCGGTAATAGAATATATCCTGTGCCTAGAAATATTTTATTAGGAAGTATTATTCTAGGTTTATTCGTTCCTTTTTCAATCATATATTTGAAAGATATTCTGGATAATAAAGTGAGAAATAGAAAAGATCTTGAACTTTTAGAAAGTAATATTCCGTTTGTGGGAGAAATTCCTAAAGTGAGAGCTAAAGAACATTTCACAATTCAGCAGAATGATAGATCTGTGCTTGCGGAGTCTTTTAGAATCCTGGTAACCAATATGCAATTTCTATTATCTAAGGCAGCATATAAAGATAAAGGTGCAGTGATCTTTGTAACCTCTACTATTAAAGGAGAAGGGAAAACCTTTACATCAATTAATTTAGGCATCACTTATGCCAATAAGGGAAAGAAGGTGCTTATTTTGGGAGGAGATCTTAGAAGTCCGAAACTTCAACCTTTTAAGCCAAAGGACAGTCAGAAACTAGGGGTTAGCGATTATATCTCGAATGAGAAATTAGACCTTAAAGATCTAATTGGCAACTCTATATTTTCGGAGCATTTAGATATTTTATCTTCTGGGAGCATTCCGCCAAATCCTTCAGAATTGCTTGGCTCCAAAAGGATGGAAGTTCTAATTAGCGAGATTCAACTTAAATATGATTA is from Gillisia sp. Hel1_33_143 and encodes:
- a CDS encoding GumC family protein, which produces MVSIKNTSKSSGSKKVSLRDEIGKFLKYWPWFLICVMVTVGAGYTYIRYTTPIYSASATIIINEENANGSGSEMSAYENLGFISGLSTNSLEKELAILRSRRLMKDVVKTLNIHIRYFMEGNIREIEVYKNHPFNLKVLKFDDDKLKSLGGAKYAFRPIKDSYFSVRNLKNEKSFIAKAGVPFSLDFAEVVLVTNSNFKELPEITIKFSNIEKEAIKYRNKVQLIQGGKSSNVIELALQDPVKQKAKEIIDQLIYEFNRDAIDDKNLIARNTASFINDRLDIINAELESVETGKEEFKEDNRLTDINAESQMFIQNASEYNRKLQEVGTQMELSQAVLEYISSSSGSDLLPANLGIQEGGINQQINEYNDLILERNRILVSSTNENPVVVRLNNTLRQIKGNIVQGLQGMRTNLQISQGEMKRQAYSIGSRIMAVPSQEREYRGIERQQNIKEALYLFLLQKREENSLALAITAPKAKIVDQAYSAGNRIYPVPRNILLGSIILGLFVPFSIIYLKDILDNKVRNRKDLELLESNIPFVGEIPKVRAKEHFTIQQNDRSVLAESFRILVTNMQFLLSKAAYKDKGAVIFVTSTIKGEGKTFTSINLGITYANKGKKVLILGGDLRSPKLQPFKPKDSQKLGVSDYISNEKLDLKDLIGNSIFSEHLDILSSGSIPPNPSELLGSKRMEVLISEIQLKYDYIIVDTAPAMLVADTFSLNKYADVILYVVRAGFTNKNLIEFVSDANEAGTLDNLGFVLNNVDITNLGYGNKYGYGYGDGNKKNIKIKS